The nucleotide window CCGCGGCCTGGGAACGCTCGGCCGCCGCCGGCAGCCGCGGCCCACCAAGCTGGGGGGCGCTCAGAACGTGTAGGCCATCATCACCTCGTCGACCAGCTCGTCGCCGATGGTGTAGTGGTCCCGGCGGACGCCCTCGGTCTCCCAGCCGTGCGATTCCAGGAACGCCAGCGCGCCGTCGTTGGTCGCGGGGACGCTGTTGTACACCTTCTGGTAGCCGTTGGCCTCAGCCCAGTCGAGCGCCCGGCCCAAAAGCTGGCTCCCGATCCCGTTGCCCCGGCAGGACCCGCGGACGCCGACGGTCAGCTTGGCGGTGTTCTGCATCTTGTCGACCTGGGGGAGGCTGAGGTGGGTCCAGCCCACCACCTCGCCGTCGACGGTCGCGACGAAGAAGACGCGGGATTCGACGGTGTTGTGCCGGGTGACGGTATCCTCATAGAGCAGCCGCTCGGCGACGCTCTCGGCGACGACGTAGGTCCGCTCCGAGGTGACGTCGCGGATCGTCTCGACCAGCCCCTCGAAATCCTCCTGGCGGGCCGGCCGGATGGTGTAGGTCACGTCGGGACCGACGTACTCCTCGACCGAGCCCGCGTTGAGATCGATCCTGAGCGTTCCGCCGTCGTCGTCCAGGTAGCCCTTCGTCATCAGCCACTCGAGTTCCTCCTCGAACTCCCGGGGCGGAATGTCCAGCGCCGTCCGGGTCCGGTGGCGCGCAGCCGTCCCGTGGCGCTCGACGTACTGGTAGATCTGCTTGCTGGCCTCGCTTTTGAACGTGGGCCGGTCGAGGGTGTCCATGCACTGAATAGAGCGAGCGGTTAGATATGCTTGGGGGCAGGCCCCGGGCTGTCGCCGCCGGACGCGGCGCGCCCGGGATTCGCGTCCGCTGCCGGCGGTAGAAACCTCCTACTCCGGTGAACGGTAAGCCGGGATTATATACGCGTTCGACGTAGGTCAGGTGCCGCCGTCGGGCGGCACAGCCTCTGACATTCCGGCGACGACCGCCGCGTTGTCGCGTGCTTCTTCATGGACACCGCCGGGGCGGGACGGAGCCCTCGGGCGGCCTCCGCCCCGCCCTGCCGTTGCACCTGCCCCGCTGCCGGCGGGAGCTACTTGTGAGTGCGGCCCCTACGCCGGAGAACTGTGGGAACGGAGGAGGCCGCGCCCGGGGAACACGCCGAGACCGGAACCGGGGAGCGTGGCGTCCGGCGCCGGCAGACGAGCGGCGCCGACTGGCTCCCCGCGCCCGACCCGTACCGCCTGCTCGCCACCGCCGGCGTCGGGCTGGTGGTCGCGGCGTACGTCCGGGTGCTCCACGGCGTCGCGCGGGTCGCCGGCGACCCGACGGCGCTGCTCGCGGTGGTGGCGGCCGCAGTCCTCGCGGGGACGCTTTTCGCCCGGTACCCGTCCCGCCGGCTGGCCGCGCTCGCGGCCGGCGTCGCGCTCGCCGGGGGTGGCTACGCCTACCTCCAGTCGCTGCCCCCGGAGTGGACGCCGGCCGCCGTCGCCGTCTCCAGCCTGGGGATGGCACTCGCCTTCGCGACCGGCGGGTCGGTGCTGGAGGTGGTCAACGCCGGCGTCTGGCTGCTCGTGGCGACGCCGGTGCCGACCTTCCTCGCGTGGTACCTGGCCGTCCGCGGGGCGTTCGTCCGCGCGACGGTCGTCGCCGGGAGCGTGCTGGGGCTGCTGGTGCTCACCGGCGACGCCGGGGTCGCGACGACGACCCTCGGTGTGGTGGGCGCGCTCGCAGCGGTCGGGTTCGGGGACATCGCCGCCGGAGCCGACGCCGCCGGCGTCGACCGGGCGCGCCGGACGCTACTGATGGAACTCGGCGGGGTGGTCGCGGTCACGCAGGTCCTGACGGTCGTGCCCGACGGGGAGGGCGAACCGGTGTCGGTCCTCGGCGGGCCGGACGACGACACGCTGGAGGCGACCCTCACCCGGGCCGGCGACGAGGTGACCGTCTCCGGCAGCCTCTCGCTGTCCGCGCGGGTCCGCTTTGTCGTCACCGCCGACGAGCCGGCGTACTGGCGGGTGGGTGCCTACGACCGGTACACCGGACGGGGCTGGGAGCGGACCGGCGAGGACCGCGCCTACGCGGGCCGGCTCCCCGCACCGGAGGGTCCGAGCCGGGACTTGGCCCAGCAGGTCAGGGTCGAGTCGGAGCTGTCGGTCCTGCCGGCGGCCTGGAAACCCCGGTCGGTGGCGGGCGTCGACGGCGTGCGGGTCGAGGGCGGTGACGGGCTGGCTCCCGACCAGTCGCTGTCGCCGGGAGACACCTACGCCGTCCGGAGCAGCGTCCCCGCGGCGAGCCCGGCGGTGCTGCGGGCCGGCGGCGGGGAGTATCCCGGGCCAGTGCTGGAGGCGTACACGCAGGTGCCCGAGGGCACACCCGACCGCGTGGGCCAGCGCGCGCGGCAGGTGACGGCCACGGTGTCGGCCCCCTACGACGCCGCCCGGACCGTCGAGGCGTGGCTGGCGGAGAGCAAGGAGTACTCGCTCGACGTCGACCGGCCCGAAGGGGACATCGCCGACGCCTTCATCTTCGAGATGGAGGCGGGCTACTGCACCTACTACGCGACGGCGATGGTGACGATGCTCCGGACGCTCGACATCCCAGCCCGCTTCGTCGTGGGCTACACCCCCGGCCAGT belongs to Salinirussus salinus and includes:
- a CDS encoding transglutaminase TgpA family protein; this encodes MGTEEAAPGEHAETGTGERGVRRRQTSGADWLPAPDPYRLLATAGVGLVVAAYVRVLHGVARVAGDPTALLAVVAAAVLAGTLFARYPSRRLAALAAGVALAGGGYAYLQSLPPEWTPAAVAVSSLGMALAFATGGSVLEVVNAGVWLLVATPVPTFLAWYLAVRGAFVRATVVAGSVLGLLVLTGDAGVATTTLGVVGALAAVGFGDIAAGADAAGVDRARRTLLMELGGVVAVTQVLTVVPDGEGEPVSVLGGPDDDTLEATLTRAGDEVTVSGSLSLSARVRFVVTADEPAYWRVGAYDRYTGRGWERTGEDRAYAGRLPAPEGPSRDLAQQVRVESELSVLPAAWKPRSVAGVDGVRVEGGDGLAPDQSLSPGDTYAVRSSVPAASPAVLRAGGGEYPGPVLEAYTQVPEGTPDRVGQRARQVTATVSAPYDAARTVEAWLAESKEYSLDVDRPEGDIADAFIFEMEAGYCTYYATAMVTMLRTLDIPARFVVGYTPGQSVGDRWVVRGLDAHAWVEVYVRGQGWVRFDPTPAAPRRRAERERLAMARERGDGGVDAAGSGGEPLELATPAPTPTPVTDDAPGGPDGESTPDADAPDFGSETPPGAPGAGEVGLDAGDGGSGTATDPGLTFEGPATGAGPGSDAGSERGSGLPSPEQVGLGAVLLAGLGAGARSTGVGERAWRAVWLRVQPRADPETDVERAYERLEYVLTRRREPRRTGETVGQYLERVGDPRARRVGALYERARYGEGVGQEEADEAVALVREVVRDS
- a CDS encoding GNAT family N-acetyltransferase — protein: MDTLDRPTFKSEASKQIYQYVERHGTAARHRTRTALDIPPREFEEELEWLMTKGYLDDDGGTLRIDLNAGSVEEYVGPDVTYTIRPARQEDFEGLVETIRDVTSERTYVVAESVAERLLYEDTVTRHNTVESRVFFVATVDGEVVGWTHLSLPQVDKMQNTAKLTVGVRGSCRGNGIGSQLLGRALDWAEANGYQKVYNSVPATNDGALAFLESHGWETEGVRRDHYTIGDELVDEVMMAYTF